The Gloeomargarita sp. SKYB120 genomic interval GCCCGTTGCGGATCATAAAGCCCTCAGCAGCGGCAAAGGTAAACAGTTCTCCATTCGTCTGGCCCCCCAGCATGCGCACGCAGTACACCCCCAGGTCAATGTCCTGCATCATCTCGGCCAAGGTATAGCGCCCCGGTTCAATGCCGGTATTGGTCATGCGCACGATGGGGGCATAGGTTGCCGATAAGGCCCGCGCATTGCCAGTGGGTCGCTCGCCCATTTTGCCTGCCGTTTCTCGGGAGTGGAGCCGTTGCGTTAGCACGCCGTCCTTGATGAGATACTTCCGTTGCCCGGCACCCCCTCATCGTCGTACTTCAGAGAACCCGGCAACCCCGGCATGGTCGCATCGTCCACTACATTCAATTCGGGAATCGCCACCTGCCGCCCTAGTTGCAGTAGCTCTTGCAGGCGGGGGTTCTCGTACACAAAATCGGCTTCGGATAAATGCCCAAACGCCTCATGGATAAAGACGCCCGAGAGATAGGGGTCAAGAATGACCGTGTACTGCCCGCCCTTGACCGGTTGCGCCTCTAATTGCCGGATGGCCCGCTGCGCCGCTTCCAGCACCTGCTGGTCAATCCCCACCACCACGTTGTAGTCCGAGCGGGAATGCACCGATTCATAGCCCTGGCGCAC includes:
- a CDS encoding TldD/PmbA family protein; this translates as MLTQRLHSRETAGKMGERPTGNARALSATYAPIVRMTNTGIEPGRYTLAEMMQDIDLGVYCVRMLGGQTNGELFTFAAAEGFMIRNGQLAEPVSDVTLSGNVFQTLKDIEAIGNDTVYRNGGCGKAGQSPLPVSVGGPHVRIKNVVIGGRS